One Thalassophryne amazonica chromosome 10, fThaAma1.1, whole genome shotgun sequence genomic region harbors:
- the agxta gene encoding alanine--glyoxylate and serine--pyruvate aminotransferase a: MSSVCVPPPECLQKPLMIPQRHMFGPGPSNVHPRILEAGAQPVIGHMHPETFEIMNDIKSGIQYMFQTRNKVSFAVSGTGHAAMECAIFNTVEAGESVLCAVNGIWGERAAEIADRIGARVSTIVAPPGGFFTNEEIEQALSKHRPVMLFIAHGESSTGVLHPIDGIGQLCHKYDCLFVLDCVASLGGVPLYMDQQGIDILYTGSQKVLNGPPGTAPISFSERACQKIFNRRTKPVSFFLDLSWLANYWGCDEKPSRIYHHTGPVSAFYSLRESLAVLTEQGLDNSWERHRAVAEYFHAGLESMGLQLFVKDKKARLPTVTTIVAPHGYDCKEITSYIMKTHHLEISGGLGPTIGLVLRVGLMGWNSSRPSVDLVLAALSDALKHCHRSKV; the protein is encoded by the exons ATGTCGTCCGTCTGTGTACCGCCACCAGAATGCCTGCAGAAACCTCTGATGATTCCTCAGCGCCACATGTTTGGACCAGGCCCATCCAATGTTCATCCACGTATTTTAGAGGCCGGGGCCCAGCCTGTCATTGGACACATGCATCCAGAGACATTTGAG ATCATGAACGACATCAAGAGTGGAATCCAGTATATGTTCCAGACTCGGAACAAAGTGAGCTTTGCTGTTAGCGGCACTGGCCATGCGGCTATGGAATGCGCCATCTTCAACACAGTGGAGGCCGGCGAGAGCGTGCTGTGCGCTGTCAATGGCATCTGGGGCGAGCGGGCTGCAGAAATAGCTGACAGGATAG GTGCCAGAGTCAGTACCATTGTCGCACCTCCTGGTGGCTTCTTCACAAATGAAGAAATTGAGCAG GCCTTGTCCAAACACAGGCCGGTGATGTTATTCATCGCACACGGAGAGTCTTCTACAGGAGTCCTGCATCCTATAGACGGCATTGGACAGCTGTGTCATAA GTACGACTGTTTGTTTGTCCTGGACTGTGTGGCCTCACTGGGAGGAGTCCCTCTGTACATGGACCAGCAAG GTATAGACATCTTGTACACTGGCTCTCAGAAGGTGTTGAATGGGCCTCCTGGTACAGCACCCATCTCCTTCAGTGAAAGAGCTTG CCAGAAAATATTTAACCGCAGAACAAAGCCGGTGTCCTTCTTCCTGGACCTGAGCTGGCTGGCAAACTACTGGGGATGTGACGAAAAGCCATCAAGAAT ATATCACCACACAGGACCTGTGTCTGCCTTTTACTCTCTGAGGGAGAGCCTGGCTGTCCTCACCGAGCAG GGTCTGGACAATTCATGGGAAAGACATCGAGCAGTGGCAGAATATTTTCACGCTGGCCTGGAGAGCATGGGACTCCAGCTTTTCGTCAAAGATAAA AAAGCGCGGTTGCCGACAGTTACCACTATTGTTGCTCCTCACGGATACGACTGCAAAGAGATCACAAGCTATATCATGAAGACACATCATCTGGAGATTTCTGGGGGGCTCGGACCAACAATTGGACTG gtgtTGCGTGTGGGTCTTATGGGCTGGAACAGCAGCAGGCCCAGTGTGGACCTGGTGCTGGCAGCGCTCAGTGACGCCCTGAAGCACTGCCACAGGAGCAAAGTGTAG